One genomic segment of Leptospira neocaledonica includes these proteins:
- a CDS encoding ammonium transporter has translation MRILILLTLAFASSGIWADDVAPATAESALSAVATLRDETNWLWTCIAGFLVFFMQAGFALVEAGFTRAKNTVNILMKNFMDFALGSLAYWLIGFAIMFGPQIISGIGFGSVSLADSLLIVDGKPDPSKFTFFIFQLVFAGTAATIVSGAMAERTKFVDYVIFSVLITAFVYPIFGSLAWSNLFNPDNKGYLVEAGFIDFAGSTVVHSVGGWAGLAGTIVLGPRIGKYQDGKVLPILGHNMTIAALGVFILWLGWFGFNPGSTTSVGGGTFAIIAVTTNFAAAAGAVSSMIVTWILFKKPDIGLTLNGALAGLVAITAPCANVSISSAIIIGLVGGVLVVFSVLFFDKIKVDDPVGAVSVHGVCGAWGTIAAGLFAEQAFGGVNGLFFGGGIDQLLVQLQGVGIGFVWAFGASLVIFLGLKFTIGLRVSEDEEIQGLDILEHGNEAYPISK, from the coding sequence ATGCGCATATTAATATTACTTACGCTCGCCTTTGCCTCGAGCGGAATTTGGGCCGATGATGTAGCCCCTGCGACCGCCGAATCCGCGTTAAGTGCAGTCGCAACTTTAAGAGATGAAACGAATTGGTTATGGACCTGTATCGCAGGCTTTTTGGTATTTTTTATGCAAGCGGGTTTCGCTTTGGTCGAAGCCGGGTTTACAAGAGCAAAAAATACTGTAAACATTCTCATGAAGAACTTCATGGACTTTGCCTTGGGTTCTTTGGCGTATTGGCTGATCGGATTTGCGATTATGTTCGGACCTCAGATCATCAGCGGAATTGGATTTGGTTCCGTGTCTTTAGCAGATAGTCTTTTGATCGTAGACGGAAAACCTGATCCGAGCAAGTTTACATTCTTCATATTCCAATTGGTGTTTGCGGGAACCGCTGCTACCATCGTTTCGGGAGCCATGGCGGAAAGGACCAAGTTCGTGGATTATGTGATCTTCTCCGTATTGATCACAGCTTTTGTGTATCCTATCTTCGGTTCCTTGGCATGGTCCAATCTATTCAATCCGGATAATAAAGGTTATTTGGTAGAAGCTGGATTTATCGATTTTGCAGGTTCCACTGTGGTCCACTCCGTAGGTGGATGGGCAGGACTTGCGGGAACCATAGTGCTTGGGCCTCGTATCGGAAAATACCAAGATGGTAAAGTTCTTCCTATCTTAGGTCATAATATGACGATCGCAGCTCTTGGGGTTTTTATTCTATGGTTAGGTTGGTTTGGATTTAACCCGGGATCCACTACTTCGGTGGGTGGAGGAACTTTCGCGATCATCGCTGTTACGACTAACTTTGCAGCGGCTGCGGGCGCCGTTTCTTCCATGATTGTCACCTGGATCCTTTTCAAAAAACCGGATATAGGTCTGACCTTAAACGGTGCTTTAGCCGGACTTGTGGCAATTACTGCTCCTTGTGCAAACGTAAGTATCAGTTCTGCGATCATTATCGGACTCGTAGGCGGTGTGCTTGTGGTATTCAGCGTTTTATTCTTTGATAAGATCAAAGTGGACGATCCTGTTGGGGCGGTTTCCGTTCACGGAGTCTGCGGAGCTTGGGGAACCATCGCTGCAGGTTTATTTGCGGAGCAGGCTTTCGGCGGAGTAAACGGATTATTCTTTGGTGGCGGGATCGACCAATTATTGGTTCAGCTACAAGGTGTAGGTATCGGATTTGTTTGGGCATTCGGAGCGAGTTTAGTTATCTTCTTAGGTCTTAAATTCACCATCGGTCTAAGAGTTTCCGAAGACGAAGAGATCCAAGGTTTGGATATTCTGGAACACGGAAACGAAGCGTATCCAATTTCCAAATAA
- a CDS encoding menaquinone biosynthetic enzyme MqnA/MqnD family protein, which produces MRIGIVKHLNARPLTWGFEQNSEHQVVPENPSLLKDYLLRGLVDVGLISSIECLRNSDVLSVSMKVGVCASQQVRSIKFFKNKKENYPPYRILTDNGSRTSMALVRVLVHNDSGQLPEVSPTDPKIIKQEISIGRGSHMLFGDNALFAEWDPEVYEVKDLAEWWYETTGTSFIFALWASKKPLELPDSFYEDSLKYGLTHIEEIIEKESRLPSDLVRTYLTQELHYEITESDRKGFELFGKYCNDLGIL; this is translated from the coding sequence GTGAGAATTGGAATCGTCAAACATCTGAACGCCCGTCCCTTAACCTGGGGATTCGAGCAGAATTCAGAGCATCAAGTTGTACCAGAAAATCCCTCTCTCCTAAAGGATTATCTATTACGGGGTCTGGTAGACGTAGGGTTAATATCCTCGATCGAATGCCTCCGAAACTCGGACGTACTTTCCGTCTCCATGAAGGTCGGGGTTTGCGCCTCCCAACAAGTCCGCTCCATTAAGTTTTTCAAAAATAAGAAAGAAAACTATCCTCCTTACAGAATACTCACGGACAACGGATCTAGGACCAGTATGGCTCTGGTTCGAGTATTAGTGCATAATGATTCCGGGCAATTGCCGGAAGTTTCTCCCACGGACCCTAAGATCATCAAACAAGAAATTTCGATCGGAAGAGGGTCCCATATGCTTTTCGGAGACAACGCGTTATTCGCCGAATGGGATCCGGAAGTTTACGAAGTCAAAGACCTGGCAGAATGGTGGTATGAAACCACGGGCACCTCGTTTATATTCGCGCTTTGGGCTTCTAAAAAACCCTTGGAATTGCCGGATAGCTTCTATGAGGATTCTTTAAAATACGGCCTAACACATATCGAAGAAATTATCGAAAAAGAATCCAGACTCCCTTCCGACTTGGTCCGCACTTATCTCACGCAGGAACTACATTATGAAATAACGGAAAGCGATCGCAAAGGTTTCGAGTTATTCGGAAAATACTGTAACGACCTGGGGATTTTATAG
- a CDS encoding SpoIIE family protein phosphatase, translating into MIELKFGQRKVVSFRGARKVVGGLTEKNKIDILLYISKEFANADKEEELYDIVISLCKDIFECDNTTLRMWKGNLLVPSRFLKETIPPRRDLSQDEGYSGFTFKTRMPLLIQDLTHHAEYIDEGETTRAVMCVPIMYKEDCLGTIAVESDTEFFYREDDLEILEALGSQLALAITSVRLIQGLVQANEREAQILKQLEWDMRMGRNVQSQIVETTIAPWNGLHFGTYYEPMTEVSGDYFNVVRQGNSITAIIVDVSGHGIPAALVTMSIHYQFQRCTSLGMGLSETLAELGESIRPQLPDGTYFTAFILKVYSDYTYSYVNAAHQKMLHYHNGHGRIEELDTQGVPLGIFEVERSNFEEKHGRILPGDILFLPTDGITEQKNEQRQELGNQRFIEWIRQEKSTIEEQRDKIYVSDLVGSLIGRFKRYKGDMRNGDDVSLLALQCNPELGKAKTLLSLAKSAAKAKKDQVAYDKALEVFSMDESLKDSLVLLGKMYYRDRNFEKSVQFLEKYIKTSGEESEHIHYLLGRAYYELENIPEAKRALKRSLAIDHTYAKSSLRLARCYLKDNETPKAIKVLQQGIKSAPTNEYLKISLKKLEELVKRKSGDLVVSEQRKEAV; encoded by the coding sequence ATGATAGAACTCAAATTTGGGCAAAGAAAAGTTGTAAGCTTTCGCGGGGCAAGGAAGGTCGTCGGCGGTTTAACCGAGAAGAATAAGATCGATATCCTTCTGTATATCAGTAAGGAATTTGCAAACGCGGATAAGGAAGAGGAACTTTACGATATCGTAATTAGCCTCTGCAAGGACATCTTCGAGTGCGATAATACCACTCTTAGGATGTGGAAGGGAAATCTTTTGGTCCCTTCTCGCTTCTTAAAAGAGACGATACCGCCTCGCAGAGATCTCAGTCAGGACGAAGGTTATTCAGGGTTCACTTTTAAGACCCGTATGCCTTTGTTGATCCAAGATTTAACACATCACGCGGAATACATAGACGAGGGTGAAACCACTCGGGCCGTTATGTGCGTTCCGATTATGTACAAAGAAGATTGTCTCGGCACAATCGCGGTAGAATCGGACACGGAATTTTTCTATAGAGAAGATGATCTTGAGATCTTAGAAGCTCTCGGTTCCCAGCTTGCTCTTGCTATTACTAGTGTTCGTTTGATCCAAGGTTTGGTTCAGGCGAATGAAAGAGAGGCTCAGATCCTAAAACAATTGGAATGGGATATGAGAATGGGGCGTAACGTCCAGAGCCAGATCGTAGAGACTACGATTGCTCCCTGGAACGGTTTACATTTTGGAACTTATTACGAGCCGATGACTGAAGTTTCCGGAGACTACTTTAATGTGGTCCGACAAGGAAACTCGATCACCGCGATCATAGTGGATGTGTCCGGACACGGTATACCAGCAGCGTTAGTTACCATGTCTATTCACTATCAATTCCAACGTTGTACTTCCCTTGGTATGGGACTATCCGAAACTTTGGCCGAATTGGGTGAATCCATTCGGCCACAGCTTCCGGATGGAACTTATTTTACAGCCTTTATCCTGAAGGTTTATAGCGACTATACTTATTCTTATGTGAATGCCGCTCACCAGAAAATGCTGCATTACCATAACGGTCATGGAAGAATAGAAGAGCTAGATACCCAAGGAGTTCCTCTTGGTATCTTCGAAGTAGAAAGAAGTAATTTCGAAGAGAAACATGGCAGGATTTTGCCTGGAGATATTTTGTTCTTACCGACTGACGGTATTACGGAACAGAAAAATGAACAACGCCAAGAATTAGGGAACCAACGTTTTATAGAATGGATCCGTCAGGAAAAATCCACTATAGAAGAACAAAGAGATAAGATTTATGTTTCCGATCTGGTCGGTTCTTTGATCGGAAGATTTAAAAGATATAAAGGGGATATGAGAAACGGAGACGACGTTTCTTTATTAGCTCTTCAATGCAATCCGGAACTTGGAAAAGCTAAGACATTACTTTCTCTCGCGAAATCCGCTGCAAAGGCGAAGAAGGACCAGGTCGCATATGATAAGGCTCTGGAAGTATTCTCCATGGATGAGTCTCTCAAAGACAGTTTGGTCCTTCTTGGGAAAATGTATTACAGAGATCGAAATTTCGAAAAGAGTGTACAGTTCTTAGAGAAGTATATTAAAACTAGCGGAGAAGAATCCGAGCATATTCATTATCTTTTGGGAAGAGCGTATTACGAGCTGGAAAATATTCCAGAAGCTAAGAGGGCGTTGAAACGTTCCCTTGCTATCGATCACACATACGCTAAGTCCAGTTTAAGGCTAGCTAGATGTTATTTGAAAGATAATGAAACTCCTAAGGCGATCAAGGTCCTTCAACAAGGAATCAAGAGTGCGCCTACGAACGAGTATCTAAAAATTTCCCTTAAAAAGTTGGAGGAATTAGTAAAAAGAAAATCAGGAGATCTAGTCGTTTCGGAACAAAGAAAAGAAGCGGTTTAA
- a CDS encoding LIC11874 family lipoprotein yields the protein MRSGFSIRFFQKSLLLLCFLFFGCFEYEETLTINSNLSGTLEISYVVPTKRKSEESLIKFLPTRKEEIQNRLNKGFFSKSLVLKDYTFQKLESSEAEPGAFREKAKVTYKVEFTDISQLENILLGNVQIKKEKANTIYIKREFPSISKSLESMQMDGEKKVLSETLRLIRGNALNFKVNFPITSVCYTNRGEQSLGRLAYRLPLADTVEKFGNKSWDYRITFVY from the coding sequence ATGCGTTCGGGATTTTCCATCCGCTTCTTCCAAAAATCGCTTTTATTACTCTGTTTTCTTTTTTTCGGCTGTTTCGAATACGAAGAAACTCTTACAATCAATTCCAATCTAAGCGGCACTCTGGAAATCTCTTATGTGGTCCCGACCAAACGTAAGTCGGAAGAATCACTTATCAAATTTCTTCCTACCAGAAAAGAAGAGATCCAAAACAGACTGAACAAAGGATTTTTTTCCAAAAGCCTTGTACTAAAAGACTATACCTTCCAAAAATTAGAAAGTTCGGAAGCGGAACCCGGTGCATTCCGAGAAAAAGCGAAGGTCACTTATAAAGTAGAATTCACTGATATTTCTCAACTAGAGAATATACTTCTCGGTAATGTTCAGATCAAAAAAGAGAAGGCCAATACGATCTATATCAAGAGAGAATTTCCTTCTATCAGTAAATCTCTGGAATCTATGCAAATGGACGGAGAGAAAAAAGTACTGAGCGAAACCTTGAGGTTGATCCGCGGAAACGCGTTAAACTTCAAAGTGAATTTTCCGATCACTTCCGTTTGTTATACGAACCGTGGAGAACAAAGTTTAGGAAGATTGGCGTATCGATTGCCTCTTGCTGACACTGTGGAGAAATTCGGGAACAAGTCCTGGGACTACAGGATTACGTTCGTCTACTAA